A region of Anopheles merus strain MAF chromosome 2R, AmerM5.1, whole genome shotgun sequence DNA encodes the following proteins:
- the LOC121590909 gene encoding uncharacterized protein LOC121590909 isoform X2 — protein MFDLEDTSITGFHDAMSKYSTPMSDLYITDSMQDMLDIDIKSEVTTVVGGVNEFVSLMNYDLPSLELDNNSLDGNNFYCSAAFGIGSTDLYPEVTTCANPNFVMPVPSSSSSSSSSSSSSSSSSSMGGFPNGSVLSSSGSSATSSTMSALVAAQSLLKSPKQNINLNTTVHGDTRHSSTMASPKERKSHLTFSPNTIKVSTVQEAKKISSLAQITRVGGTAGTISCTSLAPATPVDNVRKDLTAQMTLKEEKIIVRNGGIVKSASEHFVTSNGGGSVTVGEAIVHRTSSVGSPGLGVGLGKGNTVKLAHGIGALTYANSIQYKNLKSIQKVSAMGLNGVVKRESSPHRQLNGGAASPKTYNRTLIVDQNGKPTGGGVGVVTITHGGSPTTTLVARQMQRAMTPTGPKQKLIKSGGGSQGGSVESEFPKPAYSYSCLIAMALKNSRSGSLPVSEIYSFMCEHFPYFKTAPTGWKNSVRHNLSLNKCFEKIEKPATNGGQRKGCLWAMNPAKITKMDEEVQKWSRKDPLAIRRAMVHPEHLEALERGEMKHGSTGDDDLDVEEDLESDGGPSDVDAEEVDEEVVEPEEEEEEEENEEDEEEEDDDVELIEPPRETIDVDAESFIINTPESLIDGEEDGGDQVDFDLEVPDFYGNINVDSKDSTLALELTEQDLLSLEDEDESLYINQVQQQTRLGTVTVTQQQSLQQQLHQQTQIHTTQQQQHHRQQIQQQQPPAKRARLDMTYSISPNANGTASLVNVISSRQPTIVHGTGNNSVTVTPVNGNSVMGLSFQQHFQQLQQQQLRQQPQQLQQGTIRRKVPMITRLA, from the exons ACTCCCATGTCGGATCTCTACATCACCGACTCGATGCAGGACATGCTCGATATCGACATCAAGTCGGAGGTGACGACGGTTGTGGGCGGTGTGAACGAATTCGTTTCGTTGATGAACTATGATCTGCCCTCGCTCGAGCTGGACAACAACTCCCTGGACGGGAACAACTTCTACTGTAGCGCAGCGTTCGGCATTGGCAGCACCGATCTCTACCCGGAGGTCACTACGTGTGCTAATCCGAACTTCGTCATGCCCGTcccgtcgtcgtcatcatcgtcgtcatcttcatcctcatcgtcatcctcctcctcctcgatgGGTGGATTCCCGAACGGCAGTGTCCTGTCGTCGTCCGGCTCGTCCGCGACATCGTCGACGATGAGTGCCCTTGTGGCCGCCCAATCACTGCTCAAGTCACCGAAGCAGAACATCAATCTCAACACGACCGTGCACGGCGATACCAGGCACAGCTCGACCATGGCCAGCCCGAAGGAACGCAAAAGCCATCTTACCTTTTCGCCCAATACGATCAAGGTGTCGACGGTGCAGGAGGCGAAAAAGATCTCCAGCCTGGCGCAGATCACGCGGGTCGGCGGTACGGCAGGCACCATCTCCTGCACGTCCCTCGCGCCAGCGACCCCGGTAGACAACGTGCGCAAAGATCTGACCGCCCAGATGACGTTGAAGGAGGAGAAGATCATCGTGCGAAACGGTGGGATCGTGAAGAGTGCGAGCGAACACTTCGTAACTAGTAACGGCGGCGGTAGCGTAACGGTCGGTGAAGCGATCGTCCACCGCACGTCATCCGTTGGATCGCCCGGCCTCGGCGTTGGGCTGGGCAAGGGTAACACCGTGAAGCTGGCCCATGGTATCGGTGCGCTGACCTACGCCAACAGCATACAGTACAAGAACCTGAAGAGCATACAGAAGGTCAGCGCGATGGGGCTGAACGGTGTGGTGAAGCGCGAGTCTAGCCCCCATCGGCAGCTGAACGGTGGTGCGGCCAGTCCGAAAACCTACAACCGAACCTTAATCGTGGATCAGAACGGCAAACCGACGGGAGGAGGTGTCGGTGTGGTCACCATTACGCATGGCGGCTCCCCGACTACGACGTTGGTCGCCCGTCAGATGCAGCGAGCGATGACACCGACCGGCCCCAAGCAGAAGCTGATCAAGAGTGGTGGTGGATCGCAAGGCGGCAGTGTCGAGAGCGAGTTCCCCAAACCGGCCTACTCCTACTCGTGTCTGATCGCGATGGCGCTGAAAAACTCCCGCTCCGGTTCGCTGCCCGTCTCCGAGATCTACAGCTTCATGTGCGAACACTTCCCGTACTTCAAGACAGCACCGACCGGGTGGAAAAACTCCGTCCGGCACAATCTGTCCCTCAACAAGTGTTTCGAGAAGATCGAAAAACCGGCCACGAACGGTGGCCAGCGGAAGGGTTGCCTGTGGGCGATGAACCCGGCCAAGATTACGAAGATGGACGAGGAGGTGCAGAAGTGGTCTCGTAAGGATCCGCTGGCCATCCGCCGGGCGATGGTGCATCCCGAGCATCTGGAGGCGCTCGAGCGGGGCGAGATGAAGCACGGCTCGACCGGGGACGACGATCTCGACGTGGAGGAAGACCTCGAAAGTGACGGCGGCCCGTCCGATGTGGACGCGGAGGAGGTGGACGAGGAGGTGGTTGAGccggaagaggaggaagaagaggaagagaacgaggaggacgaggaggaggaggacgatgatGTGGAGTTGATAGAGCCACCGCGCGAGACGATCGACGTCGACGCGGAAAGCTTCATCATCAACACGCCGGAATCGTTGATCGATGGCGAAGAGGACGGTGGCGATCAGGTGGATTTCGATCTAGAG GTACCTGATTTTTACGGAAACATCAACGTAGACTCCAAGGACAGCACGCTCGCGCTGGAGTTGACCGAGCAGGATCTTTTATCGCTGGAAGATGAAGATGAATCGCTTTACATTAATCAAGTTCAGCAACAGACGCGACTCGGTACCGTTACCGTAACGCAGCAACAGtccctccagcagcagctacatcAGCAGACGCAAATCCACacaacgcagcagcagcagcaccatcgaCAACAgatccaacagcagcaaccgccgGCGAAGCGTGCCCGGCTCGACATGACCTACTCCATTTCCCCGAACGCAAACGGTACCGCCAGCCTGGTGAACGTCATTTCCTCCCGCCAACCGACGATAGTGCACGGCACGGGCAACAACTCCGTCACCGTTACACCCGTCAACGGTAACAGTGTGATGGGGCTAAGCTTTCAGCAACACtttcagcagctgcagcagcagcaactacgACAACAGCCCCAGCAGCTTCAACAAGGAACCATCAGGCGAAAGGTGCCGATGATTACCCGATTGGCTTGA
- the LOC121603660 gene encoding zinc finger protein Xfin-like: MELLTTMKIPTAGPETYCRLCLGKESLLGVFATEKPLHNDGHTDSSSSTELVEKIYECTNIKLSCTVDAACAICRRCLQAVQDFYHFRVRSNKVNDLIQVTTVVANGDDDSSGSGNEAPAKRETTTVVVPCPTTTTPPLPAAKQPKPSIVSSASKTTGERSNRCRYCPKSFRTVAELAEHGKRTHVAGRQHHCPNCLAQFQHAPSLARHMRSRSCFAFSKYRCRVCSESFPERDQWADHIRIHAKDFPYQCPDCWSQFKHKATLRRHANTVHLLAKV, translated from the exons ATGGAGCTGCTGACGACGATGAAAAT TCCCACCGCAGGACCGGAAACGTACTGCCGCCTATGCCTCGGCAAGGAAAGCCTTTTGGGAGTGTTTGCGACGGAAAAGCCCCTGCATAATGATGGCCACACGGACAGCAGCTCCTCGACTGAGCTGGTAGAGAAGATTTACGAATGCACCAACATAAAG cTCTCCTGCACGGTGGACGCGGCATGTGCCATCTGTCGCCGGTGTCTGCAGGCGGTGCAGGATTTCTACCACTTTCGCGTGCGCAGCAACAAGGTGAATGATCTCATCCAAGTGACGACGGTCGTTGCCAACGGTGACGACGACAGCAGTGGCAGTGGCAATGAAGCGCCCGCCAAGCGCGAAACGACGACCGTGGTTGTTCCAtgcccaacaacaacaacaccaccactaccagcaGCGAAGCAACCGAAGCCGTCGATCGTCTCCAGCGCGAGCAAAACCACCGGTGAGCGGAGCAATCGATGCCGGTACTGCCCGAAATCGTTCCGCACGGTGGCCGAACTAGCCGAGCACGGCAAGCGGACGCATGTGGCCGGCCGGCAGCACCACTGTCCGAACTGTTTGGCCCAGTTCCAGCACGCCCCGTCCCTGGCACGGCACATGCGAAGCCGCAGCTGCTTCGCGTTCAGCAAGTACCGGTGCCGGGTGTGCAGCGAAAGCTTCCCGGAGCGGGACCAGTGGGCGGACCACATACGGATTCACGCGAAGGACTTTCCCTACCAGTGTCCGGACTGTTGGTCACAGTTCAAGCATAAGGCGACGCTGCGGCGCCACGCCAACACGGTCCATCTGCTGGCGAAGGTGTGA
- the LOC121590909 gene encoding uncharacterized protein LOC121590909 isoform X1 produces the protein MPCNKLFMVGFVRPLAAFIAVCIDGVWSWLYVLMLKFRPEITMTPMSDLYITDSMQDMLDIDIKSEVTTVVGGVNEFVSLMNYDLPSLELDNNSLDGNNFYCSAAFGIGSTDLYPEVTTCANPNFVMPVPSSSSSSSSSSSSSSSSSSMGGFPNGSVLSSSGSSATSSTMSALVAAQSLLKSPKQNINLNTTVHGDTRHSSTMASPKERKSHLTFSPNTIKVSTVQEAKKISSLAQITRVGGTAGTISCTSLAPATPVDNVRKDLTAQMTLKEEKIIVRNGGIVKSASEHFVTSNGGGSVTVGEAIVHRTSSVGSPGLGVGLGKGNTVKLAHGIGALTYANSIQYKNLKSIQKVSAMGLNGVVKRESSPHRQLNGGAASPKTYNRTLIVDQNGKPTGGGVGVVTITHGGSPTTTLVARQMQRAMTPTGPKQKLIKSGGGSQGGSVESEFPKPAYSYSCLIAMALKNSRSGSLPVSEIYSFMCEHFPYFKTAPTGWKNSVRHNLSLNKCFEKIEKPATNGGQRKGCLWAMNPAKITKMDEEVQKWSRKDPLAIRRAMVHPEHLEALERGEMKHGSTGDDDLDVEEDLESDGGPSDVDAEEVDEEVVEPEEEEEEEENEEDEEEEDDDVELIEPPRETIDVDAESFIINTPESLIDGEEDGGDQVDFDLEVPDFYGNINVDSKDSTLALELTEQDLLSLEDEDESLYINQVQQQTRLGTVTVTQQQSLQQQLHQQTQIHTTQQQQHHRQQIQQQQPPAKRARLDMTYSISPNANGTASLVNVISSRQPTIVHGTGNNSVTVTPVNGNSVMGLSFQQHFQQLQQQQLRQQPQQLQQGTIRRKVPMITRLA, from the exons ATGCCATGCAATAAATTGTTTATGGTTGGCTTTGTTCGACCACTAGCAGCTTTTATCGCTGTGTGCATCGACGGTGTGTGGAGCTGGTTATACGTGTTGATGTTAAAATTTCGTCCAGAAATAACGATG ACTCCCATGTCGGATCTCTACATCACCGACTCGATGCAGGACATGCTCGATATCGACATCAAGTCGGAGGTGACGACGGTTGTGGGCGGTGTGAACGAATTCGTTTCGTTGATGAACTATGATCTGCCCTCGCTCGAGCTGGACAACAACTCCCTGGACGGGAACAACTTCTACTGTAGCGCAGCGTTCGGCATTGGCAGCACCGATCTCTACCCGGAGGTCACTACGTGTGCTAATCCGAACTTCGTCATGCCCGTcccgtcgtcgtcatcatcgtcgtcatcttcatcctcatcgtcatcctcctcctcctcgatgGGTGGATTCCCGAACGGCAGTGTCCTGTCGTCGTCCGGCTCGTCCGCGACATCGTCGACGATGAGTGCCCTTGTGGCCGCCCAATCACTGCTCAAGTCACCGAAGCAGAACATCAATCTCAACACGACCGTGCACGGCGATACCAGGCACAGCTCGACCATGGCCAGCCCGAAGGAACGCAAAAGCCATCTTACCTTTTCGCCCAATACGATCAAGGTGTCGACGGTGCAGGAGGCGAAAAAGATCTCCAGCCTGGCGCAGATCACGCGGGTCGGCGGTACGGCAGGCACCATCTCCTGCACGTCCCTCGCGCCAGCGACCCCGGTAGACAACGTGCGCAAAGATCTGACCGCCCAGATGACGTTGAAGGAGGAGAAGATCATCGTGCGAAACGGTGGGATCGTGAAGAGTGCGAGCGAACACTTCGTAACTAGTAACGGCGGCGGTAGCGTAACGGTCGGTGAAGCGATCGTCCACCGCACGTCATCCGTTGGATCGCCCGGCCTCGGCGTTGGGCTGGGCAAGGGTAACACCGTGAAGCTGGCCCATGGTATCGGTGCGCTGACCTACGCCAACAGCATACAGTACAAGAACCTGAAGAGCATACAGAAGGTCAGCGCGATGGGGCTGAACGGTGTGGTGAAGCGCGAGTCTAGCCCCCATCGGCAGCTGAACGGTGGTGCGGCCAGTCCGAAAACCTACAACCGAACCTTAATCGTGGATCAGAACGGCAAACCGACGGGAGGAGGTGTCGGTGTGGTCACCATTACGCATGGCGGCTCCCCGACTACGACGTTGGTCGCCCGTCAGATGCAGCGAGCGATGACACCGACCGGCCCCAAGCAGAAGCTGATCAAGAGTGGTGGTGGATCGCAAGGCGGCAGTGTCGAGAGCGAGTTCCCCAAACCGGCCTACTCCTACTCGTGTCTGATCGCGATGGCGCTGAAAAACTCCCGCTCCGGTTCGCTGCCCGTCTCCGAGATCTACAGCTTCATGTGCGAACACTTCCCGTACTTCAAGACAGCACCGACCGGGTGGAAAAACTCCGTCCGGCACAATCTGTCCCTCAACAAGTGTTTCGAGAAGATCGAAAAACCGGCCACGAACGGTGGCCAGCGGAAGGGTTGCCTGTGGGCGATGAACCCGGCCAAGATTACGAAGATGGACGAGGAGGTGCAGAAGTGGTCTCGTAAGGATCCGCTGGCCATCCGCCGGGCGATGGTGCATCCCGAGCATCTGGAGGCGCTCGAGCGGGGCGAGATGAAGCACGGCTCGACCGGGGACGACGATCTCGACGTGGAGGAAGACCTCGAAAGTGACGGCGGCCCGTCCGATGTGGACGCGGAGGAGGTGGACGAGGAGGTGGTTGAGccggaagaggaggaagaagaggaagagaacgaggaggacgaggaggaggaggacgatgatGTGGAGTTGATAGAGCCACCGCGCGAGACGATCGACGTCGACGCGGAAAGCTTCATCATCAACACGCCGGAATCGTTGATCGATGGCGAAGAGGACGGTGGCGATCAGGTGGATTTCGATCTAGAG GTACCTGATTTTTACGGAAACATCAACGTAGACTCCAAGGACAGCACGCTCGCGCTGGAGTTGACCGAGCAGGATCTTTTATCGCTGGAAGATGAAGATGAATCGCTTTACATTAATCAAGTTCAGCAACAGACGCGACTCGGTACCGTTACCGTAACGCAGCAACAGtccctccagcagcagctacatcAGCAGACGCAAATCCACacaacgcagcagcagcagcaccatcgaCAACAgatccaacagcagcaaccgccgGCGAAGCGTGCCCGGCTCGACATGACCTACTCCATTTCCCCGAACGCAAACGGTACCGCCAGCCTGGTGAACGTCATTTCCTCCCGCCAACCGACGATAGTGCACGGCACGGGCAACAACTCCGTCACCGTTACACCCGTCAACGGTAACAGTGTGATGGGGCTAAGCTTTCAGCAACACtttcagcagctgcagcagcagcaactacgACAACAGCCCCAGCAGCTTCAACAAGGAACCATCAGGCGAAAGGTGCCGATGATTACCCGATTGGCTTGA
- the LOC121603661 gene encoding uncharacterized protein LOC121603661 has protein sequence MQIFEETLRCQNPTESRCCALVIVYFTTCAGLLPPLHCTLVALIFAVATRALCLTTTRPSTIGTSGGHYTAHTHTRTHAPFNQLVRLGYGSVRISKTLLTADYTQRARELAGWLLFVCCFMWFQFCATTVPRVFFLHTMSEQRRRVLDLYKRLQYMGREYPGGPEKFRQRCYNAFKRQSTETDPEKIEKAIGLGEYVVKEIEALYSLRKYRAMKRRYYDEK, from the exons ATGCAAATCTTTGAAGAGACGCTGCGCTGCCAGAACCCGACCGAGAGCCGCTGCTGTGCACTTGTAATTGTGTATTTCACAACTTGCGCTGGTTTGCTGCCGCCACTGCACTGCACTCTTGTCGCCCTCATTTTCGCTGTGGCAACGCGCGCGCTTTGTTTAACAACAACCCGGCCTTCTACGATTGGTACCAGCGGCGGACactacacagcacacacacacacacgcacacatgcccCCTTCAATCAGCTGGTGCGCCTGGGGTACGGTAGTGTTCGTATCAGCAAAACACTTTTGACAGCTGACTACACACAGAGAGCGCGagagctggctggctggctgctatttgtttgttgttttatgtgGTTTCAGTTTTGCGCAACAACCGTgccaagggttttttttttgcacacgaTGAGCGAACAACGGCGACGCGTTTTGGATCTTTACAAGCGG CTGCAGTACATGGGCCGCGAGTATCCGGGTGGGCCGGAAAAGTTCCGCCAGCGGTGCTACAACGCGTTCAAGCGGCAGAGCACCGAAACCGATCCGGAAAAGATCGAGAAAGCGATCGGGCTGGGCGAGTACGTCGTGAAGGAGATAGAAGCACTGTACAGTCTGCGGAAGTATCGAGCGATGAAGCGACGATATTACGACGAAAAGTGA
- the LOC121603659 gene encoding uncharacterized protein LOC121603659, producing MNLVITMEVPSEGPGTYCRLCLSRCGLRQIFSMQAPDKNEWISNNSSELVEKIYECTNIQLNSTADAGCAICGRCLLAVQDFYHFRVRSNKVNELIQKMTIATDKVESVPVTLTEVAIGNQYQCANCLAKFHHARSLRQHHKLFCIGRRETSNGTLIIEHIDQEQIESESVDYITPDDPPIPAPVAPPVQPAKQSMEPQETPVMREPVEVVDKDLKTFPRPPYSYSCLIGLALKNSHSGLLPVPDIYSFVCEHFPYFRTAPSGWKNSLRHNLSLSKCFKKIEKPLSSGAYRKCFFWMIKPDKQAKLDEAVKQWFRRKPDIIHRAMAHPEYLTALERGEMKHGSVLYDHIDLEDDLDEDIGEEDDDVEFIEPERETLDDDAERYIIATLDAGLKDDDDDDNEEEMPRWSTENRQTIQLPMIEPGQIVANETEEEYLELEEEGDDDGMEIIEPKHETIHFDADRSIIKMPELVIDNEEEEGGHQVNFNLEVPDYYASAKVNSKHSMLALAELTEEDLVSLENEDEFLLKQPQKHRQQAEQQNPAKRVSNDTSETGVSFQQHFEQLQKQQYRLRKHSRQLRQRSVRRKVPMGSRLA from the exons ATGAACTTAGTAATAACGATGGAGGT TCCCTCCGAAGGTCCAGGAACTTACTGCCGTCTGTGTCTAAGCAGGTGTGGTCTCAGGCAAATATTTTCTATGCAAGCTCCAGATAAAAATGAATGGATTAGCAACAATTCGTCCGAGCTGGTTGAGAAAATTTACGAATGCACCAACATACAG CTCAACTCCACGGCAGATGCGGGATGTGCCATTTGCGGCCGTTGTTTGCTGGCGGTGCAGGATTTTTaccactttcgtgtgcgcagCAACAAGGTGAATGAGCTTATTCAAAAGATGACAATCGCTACCGATAAGGTCGAAAGTGTACCCGTTACACTGACAGAAGTAGCGATCGGCAACCAGTATCAATGCGCAAACTGTTTGGCAAAGTTTCATCATGCTCGATCGCTAAGACAGCACCACAAGCTGTTTTGCATTGGTAGACGAGAAACTAGCAATGGCACTTTAATTATCGAGCACATCGATCAAGAACAGATAGAAAGCGAAAGTGTGGACTACATAACGCCCGACGATCCCCCAATTCCGGCCCCAGTCGCCCCGCCGGTGCAGCCAGCCAAGCAATCCATGGAACCACAGGAAACACCAGTCATGCGTGAACCTGTCGAAGTCGTAGATAAGGATTTAAAAACATTCCCCAGACCTCCATACTCCTACTCGTGCCTAATCGGGTTGGCCCTGAAAAACTCACACTCCGGCTTGTTGCCCGTGCCCGACATCTACAGCTTTGTTTGCGAACACTTCCCATACTTCAGGACAGCGCCGAGCGGGTGGAAAAACTCCCTTCGGCACAATCTGTCACTCAGCAAGTGTTTCAAGAAGATCGAAAAACCGCTATCGTCCGGAGCCTATCGCAAGTGCTTCTTTTGGATGATCAAACCGGACAAGCAGGCAAAGCTGGACGAGGCAGTGAAGCAGTGGTTCCGCAGGAAGCCGGACATCATTCACCGAGCGATGGCACATCCCGAATATCTGACGGCGCTCGAGCGGGGCGAGATGAAGCACGGCTCAGTGCTATACGATCATATCGACCTGGAGGACGATCTCGACGAAGATATCGGGGAAGAGGACGATGATGTGGAGTTCATCGAGCCCGAGCGTGAAACGCTCGACGACGATGCGGAAAGGTACATCATCGCCACGCTGGATGCTGGAttgaaggatgatgatgatgatgataatgaagaGGAGATGCCGAGGTGGTCCACCGAGAATCGGCAAACCATTCAGCTGCCGATGATCGAACCCGGTCAAATAGTTGCAAATGAGACTGAAGAAGAATACCTAGAACTGGAAGAGGAAGGGGATGACGATGGTATGGAGATCATCGAGCCCAAGCACGAAACAATCCATTTTGATGCAGATCGTTCAATCATCAAAATGCCGGAATTGGTAATAGATAATGAGGAGGAAGAAGGCGGTCATCAAGTCAATTTCAATTTGGAG GTTCCTGATTATTACGCATCCGCGAAGGTTAATTCCAAACACAGCATGCTTGCGTTGGCCGAATTGACCGAAGAGGATCTTGTTTCGCTCGAAAATGAAGATGAATTCCTTCTTAAGCAGCCCCAAAAGCACCGGCAACAAGCCGAGCAACAAAATCCAGCAAAACGTGTAAGTAACGATACGAGCGAGACTGGGGTGAGCTTTCAGCAACATTTCGAGCAACTGCAGAAGCAGCAATATCGGCTACGGAAGCACTCTCGCCAGCTTCGGCAAAGAAGCGTTCGCCGAAAGGTTCCGATGGGTTCGCGATTGGCGTGA
- the LOC121603658 gene encoding transcription factor RFX3 isoform X3, with amino-acid sequence MMYNRRCNNMSYCGKSYSLHNSFSSPDSVPNQHTYVQYVDSDMYNTSGQGQTQMSYPVYTVGDYGTNGQQQQQQYYTTGGTYGTAGAGTGSTHTDTTGNGTSNGTGTTGTGPNGVNGSVSSGNGGSAAGNANQQQYIVPVDESVLLGSAGSGNTSGTQQQQSDSSPQNMTDVASYLHAHQTASAGQELDSAPNMTHAARVLPATVSWLMENYETADGVSLPRSTLYNHYMWHCNENKLDAVNAASFGKLIRSVFSGLRTRRLGTRGNSKYHYYGIRIKPTSPLVHAIECKPQHGSGGVGGLGGMVGHHQQLGGSNGLGGGNGTGGNNGMHGHAGGGNHANGLHGSNGSSMAHGGGGGGGGGGGGHLQQGVVGGANGGGGSGGGHGMAMHHGRGKKNSFKAEMPESCAQYLGDPNGAIPQFPIIDMIHPLPDDITMEDVDTLRSIYREHCEAFLDAILNLDFNMIESLWREFWRAENNNNNGDECEEEKYLSKQKLYLLTQCEPVQEFVKHVDLQFYQSMVDVLIPDVLRPIPTGLTQAIRNFAKNLENWLTSAMGGCPEPIVAIKLSAVAAFGQTLRRYTSLNHLAQAARAVLQNGTQIAQMLSDLNRVDFRNVQEQASWICQCDTAVVQRLENDFKAALQQQNTLEQWAGWLQNVVDDALQEYRGKPSFVHAARQFLLKWSFYSSMVIRDLTLRSAGSFGSFHLIRLLYDEYMFFIIEHKVAKATNTTPIAVMGEKINSRPVQDDLDRMLYTSEYGMVNVKLEPSAKRMRS; translated from the exons TTTCCTCACCCGATAGCGTGCCCAACCAACACACCTACGTGCAGTATGTCGACTCGGACATGTACAACACTTCCGGCCAGGGACAGACGCAAAT GTCCTATCCCGTGTACACCGTTGGGGATTACGGCACAaatgggcagcagcagcaacagcagtactACACCACGGGCGGAACCTACGGTACAGCGGGTGCTGGCACGGGAAGCACTCACACCGACACTACCGGCAACGGCACCAGCAACGGTACCGGCACCACCGGAACTGGCCCGAACGGCGTCAATGGCAGCGTATCGTCCGGCAACGGCGGTTCCGCTGCCGGCAACGCTAATCAGCAGCAGTACATTGTGCCCGTGGATGAGTCGGTCCTGCTCGGCAGTGCCGGCAGCGGGAACACTTCCGGtacgcaacagcagcagtccGATTCGTCGCCACAAAACATGacg GACGTAGCGTCCTACTTGCACGCGCACCAAACGGCGTCCGCTGGTCAGGAGCTCGACTCCGCGCCCAATATGACCCACGCGGCCCGCGTACTGCCCGCCACG GTGAGCTGGCTGATGGAGAACTACGAAACGGCGGACGGTGTCAGCTTGCCGAGGTCGACACTGTACAACCACTACATGTGGCACTGCAACGAGAACAAGCTGGACGCGGTGAATGCGGCCAGCTTCGGCAAGCTGATCCGTTCGGTGTTTAGCGGGCTGCGGACACGCCGGCTGGGCACGCGGGGCAACAGCAAGTACCACTACTACGGCATTCGCATCAAACCGACGTCTCCGCTGGTGCATGCGATCGAGTGTAAGCCTCAGCACGGTTCGGGCGGTGTTGGCGGGCTCGGCGGAATGGTTGgtcatcatcagcagctgGGTGGAAGCAACGGGCTCGGTGGCGGAAATGGAACGGGCGGCAACAATGGGATGCATGGCCACGCCGGTGGCGGCAATCACGCGAACGGACTGCACGGCAGCAATGGCAGTTCCATGgcgcacggtggtggtggtggtggtggtggtggcggcggtggccatTTACAGCAAGGTGTGGTTGGTGGTGCAAATGGTGGCGGTGGAAGTGGAGGCGGCCATGGTATGGCGATGCACCATGGTCGTGGTAAGAAGAACAGCTTCAAAGCGGAAATGCCCGAGTCCTGTGCGCAG TATCTGGGCGATCCGAACGGTGCCATACCGCAGTTTCCGATCATTGACATGATTCATCCCCTGCCGGACGATATCACAATGGAGGACGTGGACACGCTGCGCTCGATCTACCGCGAGCACTGCGAGGCGTTCCTGGATGCTATCCTGAACCTGGACTTCAACATGATCGAATCGCTGTGGCGCGAGTTTTGGCGCGccgagaacaacaacaacaacggggACGAGTGCGAGGAGGAAAAGTATCTCAGCAAGCAGAAGCTGTACCTGCTGACGCAGTGCGAACCGGTGCAGGAGTTTGTCAAGCACGTCGACCTCCAGTTCTACCAGAGCATGGTGGACGTGCTGATCCCGGACGTGCTGCGACCGATACCGACCGGGCTGACCCAGGCGATTCGCAACTTTGCGAAGAACCTCGAGAACTGGCTTACGTCGGCGATGGGCGGCTGCCCGGAGCCGATCGTCGCGATAAAGCTGTCGGCGGTGGCCGCCTTTGGGCAGACGCTGCGCCGCTACACCTCGCTCAACCATCTGGCGCAGGCGGCCCGGGCCGTGCTGCAGAACGGCACGCAGATCGCCCAGATGCTGAGCGATCTGAACCGGGTCGACTTCCGCAATGTGCAGGAGCAAGCCTCCTGGATCTGCCAGTGCGATACGGCGGTGGTGCAGCGGCTCGAGAACGACTTCAAGGCCgccctgcagcagcagaacacGCTCGAGCAGTGGGCGGGCTGGCTGCAGAACGTGGTCGATGACGCGCTGCAGGAGTACCGGGGCAAGCCGAGCTTCGTGCATGCCGCCAGACAGTTTCTGCTCAAGTGGAGCTTCTACAGCTCGATGGTGATCCGCGATCTGACGCTCCGGTCGGCCGGCAGCTTCGGCAGCTTCCACCTTATACGGCTGCTGTACGACGAGTACATGTTCTTCATCATCGAGCATAAGGTGGCGAAGGCGACCAACACTACGCCGATTGCGGTTATGGGAGAG AAAATCAACTCGCGCCCCGTACAAGACGATCTGGACCGGATGCTCTACACCAGCGAGTACGGTATGGTCAACGTGAAGCTGGAGCCGAGCGCGAAACGGATGCGCAGTTAG